From Bombyx mori chromosome 10, ASM3026992v2, a single genomic window includes:
- the LOC101739767 gene encoding mitochondrial E3 ubiquitin protein ligase 1 — translation MDFFSEIIGETVILGLDSLILGFCVKQLSKCKHILNALQTAPVLEIDSSINKELKKFPNSTIPYVVIRGLVKPLGTPITSNYNNSITGVVQRLTIKEHVIARTSAGFWSDQTRTIHEVCNSTPFVLNNGKYSIEVVDALAAELLDMDVISDKFEPMSPGVIDHVWGFFSGVRQRGLQTMEEMLRDGSYITAIGELSKSKTGALKIQPPRDGLPLYLTTATKSSLLKRLASSRDFLRILVVIFGAVAVAASCRVAYKYVKRRKRRALDDSVKQRLAAGRRERRAVAREKNLSEVQLCVVCTENPKEIILLPCGHVCVCEDCSDNITDNCPICRKRIESRAPAFIT, via the exons atggattttttttcggAAATTATAGGCGAGACGGTCATTTTAGGGTTAGATTCATTAATATTGGGATTCTGCGTGAAGCAGCTGAGCAAATGTAAACACATCCTCAATGCTTTACAG ACAGCACCAGTTCTGGAGATAGACTCATCAATTAACAAAGAATTAAAGAAGTTCCCCAATAGCACAATCCCATATGTCGTGATAAGAGGACTGGTGAAGCCGCTTGGCacccctatcaccagtaattacaataACTCCATCACCGGTGTGGTGCAAag ATTAACAATAAAAGAGCATGTAATAGCCAGAACATCGGCAGGCTTCTGGTCAGACCAAACCCGGACCATTCATGAAGTGTGTAATTCGACTCCATTTGTTCTCAACAATGGGAAATACAGCATAGAAGTTGTTGACGCACTAGCTGCTGAATTACTTG ATATGGACGTGATTTCGGATAAATTCGAACCGATGTCTCCTGGTGTTATCGATCACGTATGGGGCTTCTTCTCCGGAGTGCGTCAGCGAGGACTCCAGACTATGGAGGAGATGCTTCGAGACGGCTCCTACATTACTGCCATCGGCGAACTGAGCAAGAGCAAAACAGGCGCACTAAAGATCCAGCCTCCCAGAGACGGCCTACCGCTGTACTTGACCACAGCCACGAAATCCAGTTTGTTGAAGAGGTTGGCCAGTTCGAGAGATTTTTTGAG aatCCTGGTGGTAATATTCGGTGCGGTGGCCGTGGCGGCCTCGTGCAGGGTCGCTTACAAGTACGTGAAGCGACGCAAGCGACGCGCGCTCGACGACTCAGTGAAGCAGCGGCTGGCGGCCGGGCGGCGGGAGAGACGAGCCGTGGCCAGAGAGAAGAACCTGAGCGAAGTGCAACTCTGCGTTGTCTGTACAGAGAATCCTAAGGAG ATTATACTCTTACCGTGCGGTCACGTGTGTGTGTGCGAGGATTGCTCGGACAACATCACGGACAACTGCCCCATATGCCGTAAAAGAATAGAATCCAGGGCGCCCGCCTtcataacataa
- the LOC101739903 gene encoding ATP-dependent RNA helicase DHX8 yields the protein MDEVTKLEHLSLVSKICTELDNHLGLNDKDLAEFIIDLADKNPTFETFKVALVENGAEFSDSFMTNLLRIIQHMKPVNTSTLIKNIAETESENPLAKKFPGLAIPNDKPQSFSDESSDDEKDKKRITAKDLFTEEIKPSSTDNVVDLAMAELEALAPSNSTTNELLIGKEPLKIESSRNSDHKEKNKSEESRDKESRSRNPKRSRSRERKRSRSTQNTDKYKLEESRDRKRHSRSRDRKRSRSRDRKRSRSRDRRRSRSRDYKRSRSRERKRSRSKGKRSRSRDRRSKSQDRDRRRRSHSRHRHRSRSRDRRRSYSKSRRSVSGGRRSRSRNREEKFDYGKKSRKRSPEVELNDDPEPGKIYSGRVANIVPFGCFVQIEGVRKRWEGLVHISQLRAEGRVTNVSDVVNRGDKVKVKVISITGQKVSLTMKDVCQETGKDLNPASHAHLEAEREGRNPDRPPPAATVLAGLQGGIDPDEDSSRKRVTRISSPERWEIKQMISSGVIDKSELPDFDEETGLLPKDEDGEADIEIELVEEEPPFLQGHGRALHDLSPVRIVKNPDGSLAQAAMMQSALAKERREQKMIQREQEMDSVPTGLNKNWIDPLPESEGRTLAANMRGAGVVPQDLPEWKKHVIGGKKSSFGKKTNLSLLEQRQSLPIYKLRDELTKAVSDNQILIVIGETGSGKTTQITQYVCECGLAARGKVACTQPRRVAAMSVAKRVAEEFGCRLGQEVGYTIRFEDCTSPDTVIKYMTDGMLLRECLMDLDLKAYSVIMLDEAHERTIHTDVLFGLLKQAVQKRPELKLIVTSATLDAVKFSQYFFEAPIFTIPGRTFPVEVLYTKEPETDYLDASLITVMQIHLREPPGDILLFLTGQEEIDTACEILYERMKSLGPDVPELIILPVYSALPSEMQTRIFEPAPPGSRKVVIATNIAETSLTIDGIYYVVDPGFVKQKVYNSKTGMDSLVVTPISQAAAKQRAGRAGRTGPGKCYRLYTERAYRDEMLPTPVPEIQRTNLATTVLQLKTMGINDLLHFDFMDAPPVESLIMALEQLHSLSALDSEGLLTRLGRRMAEFPLEPNLSKILIMSVALQCSDEILTIVSMLSVQNVFYRPKDKQALADQKKAKFNQPEGDHLTLLAVYNSWRNNKFSNAWCYENFVQIRTLKRAQDVRKQLLGIMDRHKLDVVSAGKNTVRIQKTICSGFFRNAAKKDPQEGYRTLVDSQVVYIHPSSALFNRQPEWVIYHELVQTTKEYMREVTTIDPKWLVEFAPAFFKFSDPTKLSKFKKNQRLEPLYNKYEEPNAWRISRVRRRRN from the exons ATGGACGAAGTCACTAAATTAGAGCATCTTTCGCTCGTGTCTAAAATATGCACCGAGCTAGACAACCATTTAGGTTTGAACGACAAGGATTTAG CGGAATTCATCATAGATTTGGCTGATAAGAATCCAACATTTGAAACTTTTAAAGTAGCATTGGTTGAAAATGGGGCTGAATTTTCTGATTCCTTCATGACAAATCTACTCCGTATAATACAGCACATGAAACCTGTGAATACATCAacattgattaaaaatattgccgAAACTGAAAGTGAAAATCCTTTGGCAAAAAAGTTTCCTGGCTTGGCCATACCAAATGATAAACCTCAATCTTTTTCTGATGAAAGTAGTGATGATGAAAAAGACAAAAAGAGAATAACAGCCAAAGACTTATTTACAGAAGAAATTAAACCAAGTTCTACTGATAATGTTGTTGATTTGGCGATGGCTGAATTGGAAGCTTTAGCACCTTCCAATTCTACAACAAATGAACTTCTTATAGGAAAAGAACCCCTAAAAATTGAGAGTAGTAGAAATAGTGATCACAAAGAAAAGAATAAATCAGAAGAATCTAGAGATAAAGAGAGTAGGAGTCGAAATCCTAAAAGAAGCAGAAGTAGGGAACGTAAAAGAAGCAGAAGTACACAGAACACAGATAAATATAAACTAGAAGAATCTCGAGATAGAAAAAGGCATAGTAGAAGTCGAGATCGTAAAAGAAGTAGGAGCCGAGATAGAAAAAGAAGTAGGAGCCGAGATCGTAGAAGAAGTAGGAGTAGAGATTATAAAAGAAGTAGAAGTAGGGAACGTAAAAGAAGTAGAAGTAAAGGTAAGAGAAGTCGTAGCCGGGATAGGAGAAGCAAAAGTCAAGACAGAGACCGTAGAAGAAGATCACACAGTCGACATCGTCACAGATCCAGGTCTAGGGACAGGCGTAGATCTTACTCGAAAAGTAGAAGATCAGTATCAGGTGGCAGAAGATCTCGTTCAAGAAATAGAGAAGAAAAATTTGATTATGGCAAGAAAAGCAGAAAACGCAGCCCTGAAGTAGAATTGAACGATGATCCTGAACCAGGAAAA ATATACAGTGGCCGCGTTGCAAACATTGTACCATTCGGCTGTTTTGTTCAAATTGAAGGAGTCAGAAAAAGGTGGGAAGGATTGGTGCATATCTCACAGCTGCGAGCTGAGGGTCGTGTCACCAATGTATCTGATGTTGTCAATAGAGGTGATAAAGTTAAG GTCAAAGTAATCTCAATAACAGGACAGAAAGTTTCTCTCACAATGAAGGATGTTTGTCAAGAGACCGGGAAGGATCTCAATCCAGCATCCCATGCTCACCTGGAAGCAGAACGTGAAGGCCGAAACCCTGATCGCCCTCCACCAGCAGCAACTGTGTTAGCCGGACTCCAAGGTGGAATAGACCCTGATGAGGATTCTAGTAGGAAGAGGGTGACAAGGATATCCAGTCCTGAGAGATGGGAGATCAAACAG ATGATTTCATCAGGCGTAATTGATAAGAGTGAATTACCAGATTTTGATGAGGAGACTGGTTTACTTCCAAAAGATGAAGATGGCGAGGCAGACATTGAAATAGAGCTAGTAGAAGAAGAACCTCCTTTCCTCCAAGGTCATGGCAGAGCCCTTCACGATCTTTCTCCAGTAAGGATAGTTAAGAATCCCGATGGCTCCCTTGCACAAGCAGCCATGATGCAGTCCGCATTGGCCAAAGAGAGGAGAGAGCAGAAGATGATCCAACGGGAGCAGGAAATGGACAGCGTACCTACTG GtctaaataaaaattggatAGATCCGCTACCTGAGTCCGAGGGTCGAACGTTAGCGGCCAACATGCGAGGCGCGGGCGTGGTCCCTCAAGACTTGCCAGAATGGAAGAAACACGTCATCGGTGGAAAAAAATCCTCATTTGGAAAGAAAACGAATTTATCCCTGCTCGAGCAGAGACAGTCGCTGCCCATATACAAGCTTAGAGATGAACTAACTAAG GCCGTGTCCGACAACCAGATCCTGATCGTGATCGGCGAGACGGGGTCGGGCAAGACGACGCAGATAACGCAGTACGTGTGCGAGTGCGGGCTGGCGGCGCGCGGCAAGGTGGCGTGCACGCAGCCGCGCCGCGTGGCCGCCATGTCCGTCGCCAAGCGCGTTGCCGAGGAGTTCGGCTGCCGGCTGGGCCAGGAGGTGGGCTACACCATACGCTTCGAGGACTGCACCAGCCCGGACACTGTCATCAA ATACATGACGGACGGCATGCTGCTCCGCGAGTGCCTCATGGACCTGGACCTGAAGGCGTACTCGGTGATCATGCTGGACGAGGCGCACGAGCGCACCATCCACACCGACGTGCTGTTCGGTCTGCTGAAGCAGGCCGTGCAGAAGCGCCCCGAACTCAAGCTCATCGTCACGTCCGCCACGCTCGACGCCGTCAAGTTCTCGCAGTACTTCTTCGAGGCCCCGATCTTCACCATCCCCGGTCGAACCTTCCCCGTCGAAGTCTTGTACACCAAGGAACCGGAGACGGACTATTTGGACGCCTCACTGATCACGGTCATGCAGATCCACCTGAGGGAGCCCCCGGGGGATATCCTGCTGTTCCTCACTGGCCAAGAAGAGATTGACACGGCGTGTGAGATATTGTACGAGAGAATGAAGTCCTTGGGGCCGGACGTGCCGGAGCTGATAATTCTGCCGGTGTACTCTGCGCTGCCGTCCGAGATGCAGACCCGGATCTTCGAGCCGGCGCCCCCCGGCTCCAGGAAGGTGGTGATCGCCACCAACATCGCGGAGACGTCGCTGACCATCGACGGTATATACTACGTGGTGGACCCTGGCTTCGTTAAACAGAAAGTCTACAACTCGAAGACtggaatggattcgttggttgtAACTCCTATATCGCAG GCGGCGGCGAAGCAGCGCGCCGGGCGGGCGGGCCGCACCGGGCCGGGCAAGTGCTACCGGCTGTACACGGAGCGAGCCTACCGGGACGAGATGCTGCCCACGCCCGTGCCCGAGATACAGCGGACCAACCTCGCCACCACC GTATTACAATTGAAAACAATGGGTATAAACGATTTGCTGCATTTCGACTtcatggacgcgccgccggtcGAGTCGCTCATCATGGCGCTGGAGCAGCTGCACTCGCTGTCGGCGCTCGACTCTGAGGGACTCCTGACGAGGCTGGGACGCAGA atgGCCGAATTTCCACTAGAGCCAAACCTATCGAAGATCCTAATCATGTCGGTGGCCCTGCAGTGCTCGGATGAAATACTCACAATAGTGTCGATGCTGAGCGTCCAAAACGTTTTCTATCGGCCGAAGGACAAGCAGGCGCTTGCCGACCAGAAGAAGGCCAAGTTCAACCAGCCGGAAGGGGACCACCTGACGCTACTGGCCGTGTACAACAGCTGGAGGAATAACAAGTTCTCGAACGCGTGGTGCTACGAAAACTTCGTGCAGATCAGGACGTTGAAGCGGGCCCAGGACGTGAGGAAGCAGCTCCTCGGGATCATGGACAG ACACAAATTAGACGTAGTTTCAGCCGGTAAGAATACAGTTCGCATTCAGAAGACGATATGCTCGGGCTTCTTCAGGAACGCGGCCAAGAAGGATCCCCAGGAAGGATATAGGACGCTCGTGGACAGTCAAGTTGTTTATATACATCCTTCCAGTGCACTGTTCAACAGACAACCGGAATG GGTAATCTACCATGAGCTAGTACAGACTACGAAAGAGTACATGAGGGAAGTCACGACCATAGACCCGAAATGGCTGGTTGAGTTTGCTCCCGCCTTCTTTAAATTCTCGGACCCAACAAAACTCTCTAAATTTAAGAAGAACCAGAGACTGGAACCGTTGTACAATAAATATGAGGAGCCGAACGCTTGGAGGATATCGAGAGTCAGACGCAGAAGAAATTAG
- the LOC101740037 gene encoding mediator of RNA polymerase II transcription subunit 9 isoform X2, translating to MENNTDHSEQTNYSPLTVEDVDVDFLPIVYDIIRSVERDFHDNASKIRESHECSHRVLELQKRLEIAKAQEAPRYRIQQTRPAEAI from the exons ATGGAAAACAACACAGATCATTCAGAACAGACGAACTACAGTCCCCTGACTGTTGAGGATGTAGATGTAGACTTTTTACCGATTGTATACGATATAATACGAAG cGTGGAGAGAGATTTTCACGACAACGCGTCGAAAATACGCGAGTCCCACGAGTGCAGTCATAGAGTTCTTGAATTACAAAAGAGGCTAGAAATAGCTAAAGCTCAG GAGGCTCCCAGGTATAGAATTCAACAAACACGACCAGCTGAAGCAATTTGA
- the LOC101740037 gene encoding mediator of RNA polymerase II transcription subunit 9 isoform X1 produces MENNTDHSEQTNYSPLTVEDVDVDFLPIVYDIIRSVERDFHDNASKIRESHECSHRVLELQKRLEIAKAQIRRLPGIEFNKHDQLKQFELLRTQLRLKRELLQKYRNMCSFETSFK; encoded by the exons ATGGAAAACAACACAGATCATTCAGAACAGACGAACTACAGTCCCCTGACTGTTGAGGATGTAGATGTAGACTTTTTACCGATTGTATACGATATAATACGAAG cGTGGAGAGAGATTTTCACGACAACGCGTCGAAAATACGCGAGTCCCACGAGTGCAGTCATAGAGTTCTTGAATTACAAAAGAGGCTAGAAATAGCTAAAGCTCAG ATCAGGAGGCTCCCAGGTATAGAATTCAACAAACACGACCAGCTGAAGCAATTTGAACTGCTCCGCACTCAGCTGAGATTAAAGCGTGAACTCTTACAGAAGTATCGGAATATGTGCTCATTTGAGACATCATTCAAGTGA
- the LOC101740168 gene encoding GTP-binding protein 1 has protein sequence MDSVPESPIKAISLTEDEAFVESETDYSSIRGKMVMVSPNADEYELLRKQLLERLEAGNGEIIYDIGHGEDGRGLTEDEYNASLATLHSLVASERVSCVELRRWECGSGLTGQYLLRTELDNNDFMEIRVAVVGNVDAGKSTLLGVLTHGELDNGRGYARQRLFRHKHEMESGRTSSVGNDILGFDNMGNVVNKPDHGTLDWVKICEKSSKVITFIDLAGHERYLKTTVFGMTGHAPDFGMLMIGANAGIVGMTKEHLGLALALSVPVFVVVTKIDMCPPNVLQDNLKLLIRILKSSGCRKVPVMVKSKDDVIVSATNFVSQRLCPIFQVSNVSGENLELLTMFLNLLKTRMPSHEDKPAEFQIDDTYSVPGVGTVVSGTALAGVVRAGDTLALGPDALGRFHPVAVKSIHRKRMPVHEVRGGQTASFALKKVKRSQIRKGMVMVSPSLNPQACWQFEGEILVLHHPTTISSRYQAMVHCGSIRQTASILSMSRDCLRTGDKALVKFRFIKHPEYLKRGQRMVFREGRTKAVGNVLRPEPMSLKPARHDRRNPQHNNHAADESDSQHVQESDVTAMDSPFEIQADKRVQGGGAGGGRRGRKRHDKPPEPTQPTVAAAN, from the exons atGGACAGCGTACCAGAATCTCCGATTAAGGCGATTTCCTTAACTGAGGATGAAGCCTTCGTAGAAAGCGAAACAGATTATTCCAGTATTAGAGGGAAG atgGTGATGGTGAGTCCAAATGCTGATGAGTATGAGTTACTCCGTAAACAGCTATTGGAAAGGCTTGAAGCTGGAAATGGCGAGATCATTTATGATATTGGACATGGAGAag ATGGTCGGGGCTTAACAGAGGATGAATACAATGCGTCCCTAGCAACGCTTCATTCATTGGTGGCAAGTGAGAGAGTGTCATGTGTTGAGCTGAGGAGGTGGGAGTGTGGAAGTGGGCTCACCGGCCAATACCTCCTTAGGACGGAGCTTGACAATAATGACTTTATGGAGATTAG AGTGGCTGTGGTGGGTAACGTGGACGCTGGCAAGTCCACGCTGCTCGGGGTCCTCACGCACGGAGAACTGGACAACGGTCGAGGGTATGCACGACAGAGGCTGTTCCGCCACAAACACGAGATGGAGAGCGGGAGGACCAGCTCCGTGGGGAACGACATATTGGGCTTTGATAATATGG GTAATGTTGTGAATAAGCcagatcacggcactcttgacTGGGTGAAGATCTGCGAGAAGTCTTCCAAAGTGATAACGTTTATAGACCTAGCTGGACACGAGAGGTACCTCAAAACTACGGTCTTTGGGATGACGGGACACGCTCCCGACTTTGGGATGCTCATG ATCGGAGCCAACGCGGGTATAGTAGGAATGACCAAGGAACACCTCGGGCTCGCTCTTGCCTTGTCAGTGCCAGTATTCGTTGTCGTCACCAAGATTGACATGTGCCCGCCTAACGTTCTGCAAGACAATCTCAAGCTGCTCATCAGGATCCTCAAGTCATCGGGGTGCAGGAAGGTTCCGGTGATGGTGAAGTCGAAGGACGATGTCATTGTCAGCGCCACCAACTTCGTTTCGCAAAG GCTGTGCCCAATATTCCAAGTTTCGAACGTGAGTGGGGAGAACCTCGAGCTATTGACGATGTTCCTGAACCTATTGAAGACGAGGATGCCCTCGCACGAAGACAAGCCAGCCGAATTCCAGATAGACGACACATACTCCGTGCCG GGCGTGGGTACGGTGGTGTCGGGCACGGCGCTGGCGGGCGTGGTGCGCGCGGGCGACACGCTGGCGCTGGGCCCGGACGCGCTGGGCCGCTTCCACCCCGTCGCCGTCAAGTCCATCCACCGCAAGCGCATGCCGGTGCACGAGGTGCGCGGCGGACAGACGGCCAGCTTCGCGCTTAAGAAG GTGAAGCGTTCTCAAATCCGCAAGGGCATGGTGATGGTCTCTCCGTCGCTGAACCCTCAGGCGTGCTGGCAGTTCGAGGGGGAGATCCTCGTGCTGCACCACCCGACCACCATCTCCTCGCGTTACCAAGCCATGG TGCACTGCGGCAGTATCAGACAGACAGCATCCATATTGTCGATGTCCAGGGACTGCCTTCGGACCGGGGACAAAGCTTTAGTCAAGTTCCGCTTCATCAAACATCCGGAGTATCTCAAGAGGGGACAGAGAATG GTGTTCCGTGAGGGTCGTACAAAAGCCGTGGGCAACGTGCTACGTCCGGAGCCGATGTCGCTGAAGCCCGCCCGGCACGACCGCCGGAACCCGCAGCACAACAACCACGCAGCCGATGAGAGTGATTCGCAGCACGTG CAAGAGAGCGACGTGACTGCAATGGACTCTCCGTTCGAGATCCAAGCGGACAAGCGCGTCCAAGGCGGAGGGGCGGGAGGGGGGCGTCGTGGTCGGAAGAGACACGACAAGCCGCCCGAACCCACACAACCGACCGTCGCTGCGGCTAATTAA
- the Fmbp-1 gene encoding fibroin-modulator-binding protein-1, whose product MGDLSQADSSWKKMVIAKTNNEWKSSVGEDANAASNTTHFRLSDECIQYDNIKKEIEEIDEQETLNTVEPVDMIQEMDPLSLLEPKARRRRKGSGPKSETSEERAARLAKMSAYAAQRLANESPEQRATRLKRMSEYAAKRLSSETREQRAIRLARMSAYAARRLANETPAQRQARLLRMSAYAAKRQASKKSLSTVNDSLNYSIMPNQSRATNHPFT is encoded by the coding sequence ATGGGTGATTTAAGTCAAGCAGATAGTTCTTGGAAGAAAATGGTTATAGCTAAAACAAACAATGAGTGGAAATCATCTGTCGGTGAAGATGCGAATGCAGCTAGTAACACTACACACTTTAGATTAAGTGATGAATGCATACAATACGataacattaaaaaagaaattgaggAAATTGATGAACAAGAGACACTCAATACCGTCGAGCCGGTCGATATGATACAAGAAATGGATCCACTATCATTGTTGGAGCCTAAAGCGCGTAGACGAAGGAAAGGCTCAGGACCAAAGAGTGAAACATCAGAAGAGAGAGCCGCACGGCTAGCCAAGATGTCTGCATATGCAGCACAGAGGCTGGCAAATGAGTCACCGGAACAGCGCGCCACTAGACTGAAGCGTATGTCCGAATATGCAGCTAAAAGACTTTCATCAGAGACGAGAGAACAGAGAGCGATTAGGTTGGCAAGAATGTCTGCATATGCAGCCCGTCGACTTGCTAATGAGACCCCAGCACAAAGGCAAGCTAGACTATTGAGGATGTCGGCATATGCTGCGAAAAGGCAGGCTAGCAAGAAGTCTCTTAGTACAGTGAACGATAGCTTGAATTACAGTATTATGCCGAATCAAAGTAGAGCAACTAATCATCCAttcacttaa